The DNA region AATGTCAATAGTAGTAAGATAGTTCCAGAAACACCGATCAGGTAAGCGTCTTGTGGACCTGGAGCCCTTCCTAAAATCCCACCGGCAAGCGCAACTGCCGAATTATAGGCCCAGCCACCCCATATATTACCGAATAGCACACCTAAGGCGCCCAGCCAACCTGCCCACATGCCGATTCTAAACATTAGCGTCACAGGTGTCTCACCGGTGGCGATTGTCAATTTTGCCCAGCTATACATATATATAGCTTGTAAAAAGGCGCCTATAGGTACTAGCCACGCCAGAACTAGACCATATTTGACAGCTTGGGCAGGACCTAGGAGAAACTCGCCACTACCAATACTTACGCCAAGCGCTATTAATGCTGAGCCGTATAAAACAAGCAAACGCTCTTTGATTCCAATTTTCTTTAGCTTAAAGACATCTTCAGGTGTGGGTATCTTCTCAACAACTTCTATTGGTAATTTTCCGATTCTAATCGAATTTTTCTCCATGTGAAAATATATAATGCATTATTAAATATAACTATTTAACTAACTATAATTTTCTCCATACTTAATACAATTATACTATATGTATAAATAAAGCAGTAAATATACAAATGAAAATTTTAAAAAACATTTTGGAAGAAAAAAATTAAAATTTTAATAAACAAAATAGAGTATGGCAATCGGAGTTATGTCACTACCTACATTTGGTCCTTTTGATTTAGTTATTGGTATGTTATTGATAGTTTTTTCTGGTATATTAATAGAACAATTAGTATACTTTATTTCTTGGAAATTACAAAGATCTACTTTTGGTGTTGCTACAATCTTTGCTCCGATTTTAACATCTGCTCCAGAATTATCAGTATTTCTCATCGCATTATATCTGGGCAACGCGGCGGTGGCTTGGGGAACTATAGTAGCTCAGCCCTTTATGGCTGCCACGATAATATACCCTGTATTAGTACTTACAACCTTTATATCGCGATATGCCGGAAGAAGGCAATATATAATGCCACGCGTTGATAAAAGTGTGGCCCATCCCCTTATAGTATTTACCATTCCTCTGATCCCCATATTGTTCTTACATCCAGAACGATATAGTATTTTAGGTAGAGTTTATGGTCTTATTCTACTTCTTGGATATATTATATATGTAAAAAAATTACTAAAAGTAGAAAAAATTGAAAAATTAGAATCAAAATTTTGGTTAAGAAATTATATATTACAAACAGTAATTGCAGTTCTTGCAATCTATCTAGGGGGAGAATACATGGTACACGGCATTATAGAGCTTGGAACCGTTTTTAACATAGACCAGACAGCTCTTACCGTGATATTAGTCCCCATAGCCACAGTCATCCCCGAATCAATTGTGGGGCTTATTTTTCTAGCGAAAGGCAAAGACGATGAAGGCGTTGGATCCGTAATCGGAGAGAAGGCGCTATATGGCACCTTCTATCCTGGTGTTGCAATGACCTTAGGGATATATACACTTCAACCAGCGGCTGTTATGGCCTTAGTAATAGCCGTGGTCGTGTCGGCGGTCGAAATATTGGTGGTACGAAAATTTGGAATTTTCGGAGCCTCAGCACCTCTTGGGCTACTTGCATATATTTATTACATCAAAATGTTTATTACATAAAATAAGTATTTATATATAAATTAAATTATTTAAACATTCAATATATTAAATTAACTTTAATTATATAAATCATCCACAAAGCTACAACTGATAAACTCGCTGAATTATGACGTTCATAATGGAGGTGTCTAAACATAAGGGCCATGGCAAATTTGAAGAGAAGTGTCTCACCTTAAAGCACAACGAGGCTAAGTTATGGGATTAAGCCTCCGTGTCACGAGGCTCTTGTTACACCTCTCAACTAGCACTAGCACTGGAGGTAGACGATGCCACTGGCCTAGATAGAGAGAACAAGGGAAAGTAGTAGTGACAATCTCTAAAGTTCATGCCGATTACGTGTTGACTGAGACGGTGGAAGTGAGAATCGCGGTAGGTAGGGTTGCGCTTATGTGCATGCGGCTGACCTATGTCTTAACGTCGAGGATATCTCGGTTTACGTGGTTATGGGTATTTACTAGATTCGCGATAAAGTCAGGCATTCACCTCACCGACGTAGCGCTAAGTCTGGGATGTACAACTGCCTTATCTAACATCGTGAACGTAGTCGTAGAGCTCAAGGGCGTAGGGCTTCAGCTTGCCCTCCTTCACTAGCCTCTCCACCTCCTCTCTAGGCGAGAAGATGGCCCTTAATACGGCGTCTCTCTCCTCGTCGGGCAGAGGCGCCAAGGCCATGATTAAGCGGCCGCCGTGTTGTAGATACATAGGCGACTTCAGCTTCGCCCTCAGAATCTCCATTATGACAGGGGCGAAGGACCTGTCGAACCTCGGCTGGTTCTCCACCACAGCCCTCTCCAGCTCCTCCACCGTTATGGACTCGGCGATCTTCTTAGCGGTGTCTCGCGGCGACTGGTACCTGAACGGGCCGGCCTTGTAAGCCTCGGCGACCGCGCTCCTCACCCTATTCACGAATCTGTGGAGGATCCTCTCGGCCGCGATGCGGTCCAAGTCCTCGTAGAAGGCAAGAGTCCACTCCATGTGGAGATCCCACAACTTGTCAAAGAGCTCCTCCGTGAAGCGCGTGCCCGCCGCCACCTTCACCCTATCCTCAGCGGGGATTACTCCAAGGCCTGTGCGCGCTGGACCCTTAAAGGCCCCGTCTTTCGTGATGACCGCGTTGTGTCTCAGCAAGGTCCACAGCCACGTCGAGAATATGCGGTAGGTCGCCAAGTCGTTCATGAAGCGTTGCCCCAGCTCGTAGTCGTCGATAGCCGCCGCGAGGTTGCCGTTTAGGAGCTGGAAGCCGTAGTTAGCGGCCATGTAGAATGCGTGTTGGATATGCTCAGCCGTGATGTCGCCCTTGGGCGGCTCGAAGAGCGCTGTCCACAAGTCCTTGCCTCCCCACAGCTCGGGGTTGCCCAGGAGCTTCTCCGGCGTGTCCAGCATGTCGGGTCTTATCACCCAGGGGGTTATGTTGCCCTGTTCGTCTAAGAGGCCGAGCCTTATGAAGAGTTGCCTTTCCTGCTCTGTCAATCCGCTATCCACGGTCGGTATCTTCACGCCGTCCACCTCCACGAACTTGACTGGGCGGTTTATCATCTGCTGGAGCTCCTCCAAGCTCGCACGCAAAGGCTCGTTGCCTGCTTTTACATACGACTCCTCCGGCGTCGCCACCCAGCTCTGCCTAAATAGGTCGAAGAGCCTCCCCTTGACCTTGCCCTCGAGCACGTCCCTCAGCGTGACCTTCTTCACAGGTTCCTCCGTCACGAAGATGAGGCCTATGAGTCTCTCCCTGAGCTTGTCAAGCCATATGGCCCTCAGCGCCCTTTGGTTGAAGCGGTGGCGCTGATACGGGTCGTCCGGCCTGTAGAGCATGACCGCCGCCATGCCGCCTACGGGGCCGGCGTTTAGCTTCCCCTGCCTGTCTAGCCCCGCCATTAGGCACATGAGTGCGTTCCACTTCTGATACGCCATCATGACGGGGTGGGTCATTGTGATGTTCTGCGGATCAGGGTAAACCGCCTCGTCCTTCCACATCTCAATAAGGGAGCCGAGGTAGTCCCAACGGCCGTTGTTGCTCTTTACCAACCTCTCGCGCCATATCCAGAAAATAACCGGGAGGTACAAGCCGGCTCTGGCCTCCTCGTAGAGCATCGCGATCTTCAACTCGCCCCGCCTCAAGCCGAGTTTGTCCTCAACTCTGCGCAACAGCTTCTCTACAACCAGCGCCTCGTCCGGCGTCTGGACCTTGGGGACGTAGAAGTAGACCCCTGACCCGGCCCTCTTTAGAAGGTCGTAATTATTAACTGTGTATATCACCACGGAGGTTATTATGGCCGGGACGGGGTTCCCGTCCACCCTGATGTCGAAGTCTAAGATGTGGAGGCCGGGCACTCTGTGTATGAGCGTAGGCCACTTTTCCCTCGGCTTCTTTATCCTGTACTCCTTGCCCCCCTCGTAGTAGGGTTGCGGCACATCGCCTCTAAGCACTCGGTTTACTATACGCCGGGCCTCCCACACCGCAGCCGTGGTTCGCCCAGAGCCGCGGGGGATGTACCAGGCTGGCGAGGCGTCCTCCTCGTCCTCCATCATAGACGCCACGTCGGCGTTTATCTGGTGAATTGCCCTACTCATGGGGGACCACGGCCCCGTTATCTCAAGGCCCGGGTTCTTAAGCGGGTGGAGGTCGTCGGGGACAGGCGTGTTCCAGTTAAGCCCCCAGCGCAACGGCGTGTCGCGGCCGAGGAGGTTGTCGATAAGGCCCTGGACTATCTCCCTGAAGGTCCTCACGTTGCCGTCTGCGTCTGTGAACTTCTCTTCCCAGCTGGGAAAGGCCGCCTTTAGCTTCAGGGGCCTCTTGTCGTTAAGCCACTCGCGCCTGGCTCTAATTACCCTGTCTATCTCCGCCCTGAGTTCTCTCGTCAACTCCTCTATAAGCCCCTCGACAGATATCCGCCGGCCATTGACCGTTTTCTCGCCAAACAAGTCGCCATATTCGCGCAGAACTGAAGGACTAATCTCTATCATAGAAGTCAACCAGAAATATAATTTTTAAGCATTTCTGCTAAGTTATCAGAAGGGAAATTTTTATAGGAAAATAAAATAATCATATACATGACACCTTTTACTATATGCACTTTACCTAATAATCGAATCCCTATCCTTCTAAGTGTTATAAAAGACGTAGTCCTGTCTAACTCCTCGAAAGAGTCCACTATTCGCAATCATGACCACAGGAATAGGCCGTACTCAACAACGTTGCTATGATGCGCCAAAGCGTGATTGGGGTATTTGCAAAAAAAGCACGTGAAATCTTAGGAGAGGAAGGCGTTCTTCAAGAAGAAGTGGATCTACTCGTCTACGAGCAAGACGGCACCTTGGCGCTTAGAGGGAGAGCTGATGTCGTCGTCTTCCCGCGCACGACGGAGGAAATGGCGAAAGTCGTAGAGCTTGCCTACAACTACGACATTCCGATTATAGGCAGGGGCTCGGGCACAAGCCTCAGCGGCGGGGCGGTTCCCGTCAAGGGCGGCGTGATTGTGAGCACAGCCCGCATGAACAAAGTTTTGGAGATAGACTTAGACAACGAAGTCGCAGTGGTCCAGGCGGGAGTCGTGAACGACTGGATAAACTCCTACCTAGCGCGGATGGGCTACCAGTACGCCATAGATCTGGGCTTCCAGTATATGGCGGATCCCGCCTC from Pyrobaculum arsenaticum DSM 13514 includes:
- a CDS encoding sodium:calcium antiporter; this encodes MAIGVMSLPTFGPFDLVIGMLLIVFSGILIEQLVYFISWKLQRSTFGVATIFAPILTSAPELSVFLIALYLGNAAVAWGTIVAQPFMAATIIYPVLVLTTFISRYAGRRQYIMPRVDKSVAHPLIVFTIPLIPILFLHPERYSILGRVYGLILLLGYIIYVKKLLKVEKIEKLESKFWLRNYILQTVIAVLAIYLGGEYMVHGIIELGTVFNIDQTALTVILVPIATVIPESIVGLIFLAKGKDDEGVGSVIGEKALYGTFYPGVAMTLGIYTLQPAAVMALVIAVVVSAVEILVVRKFGIFGASAPLGLLAYIYYIKMFIT
- a CDS encoding malate synthase, with the translated sequence MIEISPSVLREYGDLFGEKTVNGRRISVEGLIEELTRELRAEIDRVIRARREWLNDKRPLKLKAAFPSWEEKFTDADGNVRTFREIVQGLIDNLLGRDTPLRWGLNWNTPVPDDLHPLKNPGLEITGPWSPMSRAIHQINADVASMMEDEEDASPAWYIPRGSGRTTAAVWEARRIVNRVLRGDVPQPYYEGGKEYRIKKPREKWPTLIHRVPGLHILDFDIRVDGNPVPAIITSVVIYTVNNYDLLKRAGSGVYFYVPKVQTPDEALVVEKLLRRVEDKLGLRRGELKIAMLYEEARAGLYLPVIFWIWRERLVKSNNGRWDYLGSLIEMWKDEAVYPDPQNITMTHPVMMAYQKWNALMCLMAGLDRQGKLNAGPVGGMAAVMLYRPDDPYQRHRFNQRALRAIWLDKLRERLIGLIFVTEEPVKKVTLRDVLEGKVKGRLFDLFRQSWVATPEESYVKAGNEPLRASLEELQQMINRPVKFVEVDGVKIPTVDSGLTEQERQLFIRLGLLDEQGNITPWVIRPDMLDTPEKLLGNPELWGGKDLWTALFEPPKGDITAEHIQHAFYMAANYGFQLLNGNLAAAIDDYELGQRFMNDLATYRIFSTWLWTLLRHNAVITKDGAFKGPARTGLGVIPAEDRVKVAAGTRFTEELFDKLWDLHMEWTLAFYEDLDRIAAERILHRFVNRVRSAVAEAYKAGPFRYQSPRDTAKKIAESITVEELERAVVENQPRFDRSFAPVIMEILRAKLKSPMYLQHGGRLIMALAPLPDEERDAVLRAIFSPREEVERLVKEGKLKPYALELYDYVHDVR
- a CDS encoding Nramp family divalent metal transporter, yielding MEKNSIRIGKLPIEVVEKIPTPEDVFKLKKIGIKERLLVLYGSALIALGVSIGSGEFLLGPAQAVKYGLVLAWLVPIGAFLQAIYMYSWAKLTIATGETPVTLMFRIGMWAGWLGALGVLFGNIWGGWAYNSAVALAGGILGRAPGPQDAYLIGVSGTILLLLTFLMLALGRRIARTLEIFNWIDLGFIFLSFIILTIYISATTCLG